The Myxococcales bacterium genome has a segment encoding these proteins:
- a CDS encoding prepilin-type N-terminal cleavage/methylation domain-containing protein, protein MSQARAFKGRLTPATGGFTLLEVMVAMLVAMIGLMGTLAIQQTVLSATQNANDGQVAMRLASQTIEEFSARITRRGPPVIDMLGPIATGNWSAIEYLDVNGDVAPQSPTNRWARQWRVANTGPAAPYNISVTISYNLDSGTPKQVRLDVERRKEW, encoded by the coding sequence GTGAGCCAAGCTCGAGCTTTCAAGGGGCGGCTCACACCCGCCACAGGCGGATTCACCCTGCTCGAGGTGATGGTTGCGATGCTCGTGGCGATGATTGGACTCATGGGCACGTTGGCCATCCAGCAGACGGTGCTGTCGGCCACCCAAAACGCCAACGATGGGCAGGTGGCGATGCGTCTCGCCTCGCAGACGATCGAGGAGTTCAGCGCGCGCATCACACGGCGGGGTCCCCCTGTCATCGACATGCTGGGGCCGATCGCCACGGGCAACTGGAGCGCGATCGAGTATCTCGATGTCAACGGCGACGTGGCGCCTCAATCGCCCACGAACCGCTGGGCTCGCCAGTGGCGCGTGGCCAACACGGGCCCCGCCGCGCCCTACAACATCTCGGTGACCATCTCTTACAACCTGGACAGCGGCACACCGAAGCAGGTGCGGCTCGACGTCGAGCGGAGGAAAGAATGGTGA
- a CDS encoding prepilin-type N-terminal cleavage/methylation domain-containing protein has translation MVFVQTTRLRRRRAHDSGFTLTELMVTVVIIGILASVAMPLMTGDREEGEMRAFSASLARDFQRARNQAVVERLPVHAYVYNDRVEYRVARPGLAVGDPPILPLAADPALRVSNTKGGIRVWNVTTVNTPPGGPVLNTAVPVELQFTTLGGVQVIGAAQWAPAFVWIRDNDLPGQHPYRNARVEVTALTGFVRLRERW, from the coding sequence ATGGTTTTCGTCCAAACGACGCGCCTTCGCAGGCGACGCGCTCACGACAGCGGCTTTACGCTGACCGAGCTCATGGTCACGGTGGTGATCATCGGGATCCTGGCCAGCGTGGCCATGCCGCTCATGACAGGAGACCGCGAAGAGGGCGAAATGCGTGCCTTTTCGGCCTCGCTGGCGCGCGACTTTCAGCGCGCGCGAAATCAAGCGGTGGTGGAGCGGCTGCCGGTGCACGCATACGTCTATAACGATCGGGTCGAGTACCGCGTGGCCCGGCCGGGGCTGGCGGTGGGCGATCCCCCCATCCTCCCTCTCGCGGCCGACCCGGCGCTGCGGGTGTCGAACACGAAGGGGGGTATTCGTGTGTGGAACGTGACGACGGTCAATACACCACCGGGCGGGCCCGTGTTGAACACCGCAGTGCCCGTGGAGCTCCAGTTCACCACCCTGGGGGGCGTGCAGGTGATCGGGGCCGCGCAGTGGGCGCCCGCCTTCGTCTGGATCCGCGACAACGATCTGCCGGGGCAACATCCCTACCGCAACGCCCGGGTGGAGGTGACGGCCCTCACCGGCTTCGTTCGCTTGAGGGAGCGATGGTGA
- the pgl gene encoding 6-phosphogluconolactonase: MENIVISKDAGTVAKRVAHDLTEAARLAAAAKRRFAVALSGGTTPRLLYQHLASPDLTSEVPWASLDFFWGDERCVPPDATDSNYRMVREAMLDHVPVDGAQVHRIRGENTPGAEATRYAEEIRAVVPTPRDGLPRFDWILLGMGDDGHTASLFPDQELDDENELCGVAFHPKTGQRRVSFTYDLLNAASHVAFVVTGANKADMLATIIGRVPGRERYPAARISPRVGSMTWYLDHDAGAAISRKL; encoded by the coding sequence ATGGAGAACATCGTCATCTCGAAGGACGCAGGCACCGTGGCAAAGCGGGTCGCCCACGACTTGACCGAGGCGGCGCGTTTGGCCGCAGCAGCGAAGCGACGTTTTGCTGTGGCACTTTCGGGGGGCACCACCCCCCGGCTGCTCTACCAGCACCTGGCGAGCCCGGACCTCACAAGCGAAGTGCCCTGGGCCAGCCTGGATTTTTTCTGGGGTGACGAACGCTGTGTGCCGCCGGACGCCACCGACAGCAACTACCGCATGGTGCGCGAGGCCATGCTCGACCACGTGCCGGTCGACGGGGCTCAGGTCCACCGCATCCGGGGAGAGAACACCCCCGGCGCCGAGGCCACCCGGTACGCTGAGGAGATACGCGCGGTGGTTCCCACGCCCCGCGACGGCTTGCCCCGCTTCGATTGGATCCTGCTCGGCATGGGCGACGATGGCCATACGGCCTCGCTCTTTCCCGACCAAGAGCTGGACGACGAAAACGAACTTTGCGGCGTGGCGTTCCACCCGAAAACCGGACAGCGCCGCGTGTCGTTCACGTACGACCTGCTGAACGCCGCCTCCCACGTGGCCTTCGTGGTGACCGGGGCCAACAAGGCCGACATGCTGGCCACGATCATCGGGCGGGTGCCGGGGCGCGAGCGCTACCCCGCAGCCCGCATCAGCCCCCGCGTGGGCAGCATGACCTGGTACCTGGACCACGACGCCGGGGCCGCGATCTCGCGGAAGCTCTGA
- a CDS encoding threonylcarbamoyl-AMP synthase produces MSRILPPTPANLARAAACLRAGGLVALPTETVYGLAANARDDEAVARIFAAKGRPQDHPLIVHVADAEAALAWAGAWSPAAETLAAHFWPGPLTLIVARGRDVSLAVTGGLPTVALRVPAHPVALAVLQAFGGGVAAPSANRFGAVSPTTAAHVAEGLGDAVDLILDGGPCHVGVESTIVDVSQYDSGSGVAAVLRPGGVAVEALSEALGQRVAVRGEARHTEVRAPGQLPSHYAPDAQVRLVPEAELPAEAATLAAAGLSVAVLTGSPEADWPPGVVPIAFPREPEAAARRLYEALREVDRQGCHVVLGALPAERGLGLAVADRLRKAAGPRSPDGKSHP; encoded by the coding sequence ATGAGCCGTATTCTGCCGCCCACGCCCGCGAACCTCGCACGCGCCGCCGCGTGCCTTCGGGCCGGGGGTCTCGTGGCCCTGCCCACCGAAACCGTCTACGGTCTCGCGGCGAACGCACGCGACGACGAAGCGGTGGCACGCATCTTCGCGGCCAAGGGCCGGCCTCAAGACCACCCCCTCATCGTGCATGTGGCGGACGCAGAGGCGGCGCTGGCCTGGGCGGGCGCCTGGTCGCCCGCTGCCGAGACGTTGGCGGCGCACTTTTGGCCTGGACCCCTCACCTTGATCGTCGCCCGCGGCCGGGACGTCTCCCTTGCGGTCACAGGGGGATTGCCCACGGTGGCATTGCGGGTGCCTGCGCATCCCGTGGCGTTGGCGGTGCTGCAGGCCTTCGGCGGCGGGGTCGCAGCGCCCTCGGCCAACCGGTTTGGTGCGGTCAGCCCCACCACCGCGGCCCATGTCGCGGAGGGTCTCGGCGACGCGGTCGACCTCATCCTCGATGGGGGCCCCTGCCATGTGGGCGTGGAGTCGACCATCGTCGACGTCTCACAGTACGACTCAGGGTCTGGCGTGGCGGCGGTGCTTCGCCCGGGAGGCGTGGCGGTCGAGGCGCTGTCCGAAGCGCTGGGCCAAAGGGTGGCCGTGCGGGGAGAGGCGCGCCACACCGAGGTGCGCGCGCCGGGCCAGCTACCCTCGCACTACGCCCCCGACGCGCAGGTGCGTCTCGTGCCCGAGGCCGAGCTGCCCGCCGAGGCGGCCACGCTGGCCGCCGCCGGGCTGTCCGTGGCCGTGCTGACCGGGAGCCCGGAAGCCGACTGGCCTCCCGGCGTCGTGCCCATTGCCTTTCCGCGCGAGCCCGAAGCGGCAGCGCGTCGGCTCTACGAGGCCCTTCGCGAGGTGGATCGCCAGGGCTGTCACGTGGTGCTGGGGGCGCTGCCCGCCGAACGGGGTTTGGGGTTGGCGGTGGCCGACCGTCTGCGCAAAGCGGCTGGCCCCCGCAGCCCGGACGGTAAATCCCACCCCTGA
- a CDS encoding LL-diaminopimelate aminotransferase: MARINENYRKLSAGYLFPEIGRRVKAFSQAHPDARIIRLGIGDVTEPLAPAVIEAMTRAVAEMGERSTFKGYGPEQGYDFLIDAIRQQDYASRGVEIAADEVFVSDGSKCDSANIQEIFDLNSRIAVTDPVYPVYVDSNVMAGRTGANDGKGRYEGLVYLPATEANGFVPAPPEGDQKIDLVYLCSPNNPTGAVATRADLSRWVAWANATGAVIVFDAAYEAFIRDPALPRSIYEIPGAKTCALEMRSFSKRAGFTGVRCAFTIVPKELMGTTAAGEKVSFNALWSRRHTTKFNGASYIVQRGAAAAYGGEGLTQTQAQVDFYMDNARLLRDGLTQAGFTVFGGEHAPYIWMRTRNQMPSWDFFNTLLEKAHVVGTPGSGFGAAGEGYFRLSAFNTRDNVLEALARIQRAFA; the protein is encoded by the coding sequence ATGGCACGGATCAACGAGAACTACCGCAAGCTCTCCGCAGGTTACCTCTTCCCCGAAATTGGTCGGCGCGTGAAGGCCTTTTCGCAAGCCCACCCCGACGCCCGCATCATCCGGTTGGGCATCGGCGACGTCACCGAGCCCTTGGCTCCTGCTGTCATCGAGGCGATGACCCGCGCCGTGGCCGAGATGGGGGAGCGCAGCACGTTCAAGGGTTACGGCCCCGAACAAGGTTATGACTTTCTCATCGACGCCATTCGCCAACAGGACTACGCGTCACGGGGCGTCGAGATCGCCGCCGACGAGGTCTTCGTCTCGGACGGCAGCAAGTGCGACAGCGCCAACATCCAGGAGATCTTCGATCTGAACTCCCGCATTGCGGTCACCGATCCAGTCTACCCGGTCTACGTCGACTCGAACGTCATGGCGGGGCGCACCGGCGCGAACGACGGCAAGGGCCGCTACGAGGGCCTCGTGTATCTGCCCGCAACCGAGGCCAACGGCTTCGTTCCGGCGCCGCCCGAAGGGGACCAGAAGATCGATCTCGTCTATCTGTGCTCGCCCAACAACCCCACCGGCGCGGTGGCCACCCGCGCGGATCTTTCCCGCTGGGTCGCGTGGGCCAATGCCACGGGCGCGGTCATCGTCTTCGACGCAGCTTACGAGGCGTTCATCCGCGACCCGGCCCTGCCGCGCTCCATCTACGAGATCCCGGGCGCCAAGACCTGCGCGCTCGAAATGCGCAGCTTCTCGAAGCGTGCAGGGTTTACCGGTGTGCGATGTGCGTTCACGATCGTGCCGAAGGAGCTCATGGGCACCACCGCTGCCGGCGAGAAGGTCTCGTTCAACGCTCTGTGGTCACGCCGACACACCACCAAGTTCAATGGGGCGTCGTACATCGTCCAGCGGGGCGCTGCGGCCGCCTACGGCGGCGAAGGCCTCACGCAAACCCAAGCGCAAGTCGACTTCTACATGGACAACGCCCGGCTGTTGCGGGACGGCCTCACCCAGGCGGGCTTCACCGTCTTCGGCGGAGAGCATGCACCGTACATCTGGATGCGCACACGGAACCAGATGCCCTCCTGGGACTTCTTCAACACGCTGCTCGAAAAGGCCCACGTGGTGGGAACTCCCGGCTCGGGCTTTGGCGCGGCGGGAGAGGGTTACTTCCGCCTTTCGGCCTTCAACACCCGAGACAACGTGCTCGAGGCGCTCGCGCGGATCCAACGCGCCTTTGCTTGA
- a CDS encoding DUF1015 domain-containing protein, translating to MPFDTGALAAVALQVPSLLLPREDVPLGTWAVVACDQYTSQPEYWQRVAEACAGKPSTLGLILPEVDLAAPDVGDRIGRINATMAAYLADGVLVEEAPGVMLVERTTHGARVRRGLVVAMDLERYDFRPGAASLIRATEGTILERLPPRMQIRRHALLELPHIMVLIDDPQRTVIEPLFAEVAQQGLPPRYDFELMEGGGHLRGHHLSLPEALDGLAARLARLGTLEQMQAKYGTREQGVFLYAVGDGNHSLATAKAIWEDVKAGRDAASVGAHPARHALVELVNVHDAGLVFEPIHRVLFGIDPNTFLATMDAYFRNKDPGYSRTTGGPELVKRTRQARSGETLITCVTAQGYALLAFRTPPHTLAVGTLQAFLDAYLEERSGVSIDYVHGEAVVRTLGASPGHAGFFLPPLVKQDLFRTVMCEGALPRKAFSMGDAEEKRFYMEARKIRP from the coding sequence ATGCCCTTCGACACCGGTGCGCTCGCGGCCGTAGCCCTTCAGGTTCCCTCGCTGCTGCTGCCCCGGGAAGACGTGCCGCTTGGCACCTGGGCCGTGGTGGCCTGTGACCAGTACACCTCGCAGCCCGAGTATTGGCAGCGCGTGGCCGAGGCCTGTGCCGGTAAACCCTCGACCCTCGGCCTGATCCTGCCGGAGGTGGACTTGGCCGCGCCCGACGTCGGCGACCGCATCGGACGAATCAACGCCACCATGGCCGCCTACCTCGCCGACGGTGTCCTGGTGGAGGAGGCGCCCGGGGTCATGCTGGTTGAACGGACAACCCACGGCGCGCGCGTGCGACGGGGCCTCGTGGTGGCGATGGACCTCGAGCGCTACGACTTTCGTCCCGGCGCTGCCAGCCTGATCCGTGCGACCGAGGGCACCATCTTGGAACGTTTGCCGCCGCGCATGCAGATCCGTCGGCATGCCCTCCTCGAGCTGCCGCACATCATGGTGCTGATCGACGACCCCCAGCGCACGGTGATCGAGCCTCTCTTCGCGGAGGTGGCCCAGCAGGGACTGCCCCCACGCTACGATTTTGAGCTCATGGAGGGCGGGGGGCACCTCAGGGGCCATCACCTCTCATTGCCCGAGGCGCTCGACGGACTCGCCGCGCGGCTCGCCCGCCTGGGTACGCTGGAGCAGATGCAGGCGAAGTACGGCACCCGCGAGCAGGGGGTGTTCCTCTATGCCGTGGGTGATGGCAACCACTCGCTGGCCACGGCCAAAGCCATCTGGGAGGACGTGAAGGCGGGACGCGATGCCGCTTCCGTGGGCGCCCACCCCGCCCGCCATGCCCTGGTGGAGCTCGTGAACGTGCACGACGCGGGCCTTGTCTTCGAGCCCATTCACCGGGTGCTCTTCGGGATTGATCCGAACACCTTCCTCGCGACCATGGACGCGTACTTTCGGAACAAGGATCCCGGCTACAGCCGGACCACCGGCGGCCCCGAGCTGGTGAAGCGGACGCGCCAGGCTCGAAGCGGGGAAACGCTCATCACCTGCGTGACGGCACAAGGATACGCGCTGCTCGCCTTCCGGACGCCGCCGCACACCCTGGCCGTGGGCACCTTGCAGGCCTTCCTCGACGCGTACCTGGAGGAACGCAGCGGCGTGAGCATCGACTACGTGCACGGTGAAGCCGTGGTGCGAACGCTCGGCGCATCCCCAGGTCACGCGGGGTTCTTCTTGCCTCCCCTCGTGAAGCAGGATCTCTTCAGAACCGTCATGTGCGAGGGGGCCTTGCCTCGCAAGGCTTTCAGCATGGGAGACGCGGAGGAGAAGCGCTTCTACATGGAAGCGCGGAAAATCAGACCCTGA
- a CDS encoding FAD-binding oxidoreductase encodes MAKDTFGEALRALLGETGVLQGDDGARYESDWRGKLRGQALCVARPASVDHVAGVLRLCTVHRVAVVPQGGNTGLCGGATPDATGRQMVLSLERLNRIRELDGQNNTATVEAGCVLSALRETARAQDRLFPLSLAAEGSSQVGGLVSTNAGGTAVLRYGNTRDLVLGLEVVLADGTVLSELSGLRKNNTGYDLKQLFIGAEGTLGVVTAATVKLFPRPRDVGTAWVALPDLPAAIALLRQLQDDWGDVVTSFEIASEEALALVSKHLPEVRRPFATRAPLYALVELSLGGKGARAEAALTGSLGEAAEAGRVMDAAVAQNEGQARQFWRLREEITECERREGPSVKHDVSVTLGRMPAFVAAAAEAVPARFPGTRVVLFGHLGDGSLHVNVLKGSATVSDADLFTLVHDLVVAHGGSFSAEHGVGALKRAELARYKSAAVVDVMRRVKGALDPLGLMNPGKVL; translated from the coding sequence GTGGCCAAGGACACCTTTGGGGAGGCCCTGCGTGCGTTGCTCGGTGAGACGGGTGTGCTGCAGGGAGACGACGGGGCTCGATACGAGAGCGACTGGCGCGGGAAGCTGCGGGGTCAGGCCCTGTGCGTCGCCCGGCCAGCCTCGGTGGACCACGTGGCGGGCGTGCTGCGCTTGTGCACGGTCCACAGGGTGGCCGTGGTGCCTCAGGGGGGCAACACGGGCCTGTGTGGGGGCGCCACGCCGGACGCAACCGGGCGACAGATGGTCCTCAGCCTCGAACGGCTCAACCGCATCCGCGAGCTGGACGGACAGAACAACACGGCCACCGTGGAAGCCGGGTGCGTGCTTTCCGCTCTGCGAGAAACCGCCCGGGCCCAGGACCGCCTGTTCCCGCTGAGCCTGGCGGCCGAAGGTTCGAGCCAGGTGGGCGGGCTTGTATCCACGAACGCGGGGGGCACGGCCGTGCTTCGTTACGGCAACACCCGTGACCTGGTGCTGGGGCTCGAGGTGGTGCTGGCTGACGGCACGGTGCTTTCGGAGCTTTCGGGGCTGCGCAAGAACAACACGGGCTACGACCTCAAGCAGCTCTTCATCGGTGCCGAGGGCACGCTGGGGGTGGTGACGGCCGCGACGGTGAAGCTGTTTCCCCGCCCGCGCGACGTGGGCACCGCCTGGGTGGCACTCCCTGACCTGCCAGCGGCGATCGCCCTGTTGCGACAGCTTCAGGACGACTGGGGCGACGTGGTGACCAGCTTCGAGATCGCGAGCGAGGAAGCGCTGGCGCTCGTGAGCAAGCACCTTCCCGAGGTGCGCCGCCCCTTCGCCACCCGGGCGCCGCTCTACGCGCTGGTGGAGCTGTCTTTGGGGGGTAAGGGCGCCCGCGCGGAAGCGGCGCTCACCGGCTCGCTGGGTGAAGCGGCCGAAGCGGGGCGGGTGATGGATGCGGCGGTGGCTCAAAACGAAGGGCAGGCGCGGCAGTTTTGGCGGTTGCGTGAGGAGATCACCGAGTGCGAGCGACGCGAGGGGCCGAGCGTCAAGCACGACGTGAGCGTCACGCTCGGGCGCATGCCGGCGTTCGTCGCGGCGGCCGCAGAGGCGGTGCCTGCACGCTTCCCGGGCACGCGTGTGGTGCTCTTCGGCCACCTGGGCGATGGCAGCTTGCACGTGAACGTGCTCAAGGGCAGCGCAACTGTCAGCGACGCGGATCTGTTCACGCTGGTGCACGATCTCGTGGTGGCTCACGGCGGCAGCTTCAGCGCCGAACACGGCGTGGGCGCCCTCAAGCGTGCAGAGCTTGCACGCTACAAAAGCGCGGCCGTGGTGGACGTCATGCGCCGCGTGAAAGGAGCGCTCGATCCTCTGGGGCTGATGAACCCGGGAAAGGTGCTTTGA
- a CDS encoding CTP synthase, whose amino-acid sequence MTPPNSTRRGPARKTKFIFVTGGVVSSLGKGLAAASVGSLLETRGLKLTIQKLDPYLNVDPGTMNPMQHGEVFVTDDGAETDLDLGHYERFINQRMSRLNSVTSGQIYQTVIHKERNGEYLGGTVQVIPHVTDEIKQRILACAEGNDVLIVEVGGTVGDIESLPFLEAIRQLKFELGPQNAISVHVTLVPYISAAGELKTKPTQHSVMKMREIGIQPDILLCRSEQMIDAGMKRKIALFTNVAPDAVFSANDVSNIYEVPIRLHEEGVDDKIAEMLNIWSRAPQLTGWEQVVTRMRNERDEVVIAFVGKYIELVESYKSLNEAFTHAGIDNGCKVTLRYVDAEEIEAEGPEPHLGTAHGILVAPGFGTRGTEGKIRAAQYARENGVPYFGICLGLQIAVIEFARNVAGLGGANSTEFDGKTKFPVIDLLPEQKVVTAKGATMRLGAYPCVLKPGTRAAKAYESTEISERHRHRYEVNNTFREPLEAKGLVVSGTSPDGRLVEMIELVDHPYFVACQFHPEFKSRPQSPHPLFRSFVAAILGRERNRIRAGKSPGGSGDAERAPAQPSA is encoded by the coding sequence ATGACGCCCCCGAACTCCACGCGACGCGGTCCCGCGCGAAAGACCAAATTCATCTTCGTGACCGGGGGCGTGGTGTCGTCGCTGGGTAAGGGGTTGGCCGCCGCTTCGGTCGGCTCGTTGCTCGAGACCCGCGGCCTCAAGCTCACCATCCAGAAACTGGATCCCTACCTGAACGTGGATCCGGGCACGATGAACCCGATGCAGCACGGCGAGGTCTTCGTCACGGATGATGGCGCCGAGACCGATCTCGATTTGGGGCACTACGAGCGCTTCATCAACCAGCGCATGTCGCGGCTCAACAGCGTCACGTCGGGCCAGATCTACCAAACGGTGATTCACAAGGAGCGCAACGGGGAGTATCTCGGCGGCACCGTGCAGGTGATCCCCCACGTGACGGACGAGATCAAGCAGCGCATCCTGGCCTGCGCCGAGGGCAATGATGTACTCATCGTCGAGGTTGGGGGAACCGTGGGCGACATCGAATCACTGCCCTTCCTCGAGGCCATCCGGCAGCTCAAGTTCGAGCTGGGGCCGCAAAATGCGATCTCCGTGCACGTCACCTTGGTTCCGTACATCAGCGCAGCCGGTGAGCTCAAGACGAAGCCCACCCAGCACTCGGTCATGAAGATGCGCGAGATCGGGATTCAGCCCGATATTCTGCTTTGCCGGTCGGAGCAAATGATCGACGCGGGCATGAAGCGAAAGATCGCGCTGTTCACGAACGTTGCACCTGATGCCGTGTTCTCGGCCAACGATGTCTCGAACATCTACGAGGTGCCCATCCGGCTCCACGAAGAAGGCGTGGACGACAAGATTGCCGAGATGCTCAACATCTGGTCACGCGCGCCTCAGCTCACGGGCTGGGAGCAGGTGGTGACCCGGATGCGCAACGAGCGTGACGAGGTGGTGATCGCCTTCGTGGGCAAGTACATCGAGCTCGTCGAATCGTACAAGAGCCTCAACGAAGCCTTCACCCACGCGGGCATCGACAACGGCTGCAAGGTGACGCTGCGTTACGTGGACGCCGAAGAGATCGAGGCCGAAGGCCCGGAGCCCCACCTTGGCACGGCCCACGGCATCTTGGTGGCCCCTGGGTTCGGCACCCGGGGCACGGAGGGCAAGATTCGGGCGGCCCAGTACGCCCGGGAAAACGGCGTTCCCTACTTCGGAATCTGCCTGGGCCTTCAAATCGCCGTCATCGAGTTTGCGCGTAACGTGGCGGGTTTGGGAGGAGCGAATTCTACCGAGTTCGACGGCAAAACGAAGTTCCCGGTCATCGACCTGCTGCCCGAGCAAAAGGTGGTCACCGCCAAGGGCGCCACCATGCGCCTCGGCGCCTATCCTTGTGTGCTCAAGCCGGGTACCCGGGCCGCAAAGGCCTATGAAAGTACCGAGATCTCGGAACGCCACCGCCACCGGTACGAAGTCAACAACACTTTCCGAGAGCCGCTCGAGGCCAAGGGCTTGGTGGTTTCGGGGACCTCGCCGGACGGGCGCCTCGTAGAAATGATCGAACTGGTTGATCACCCCTACTTCGTGGCCTGCCAATTTCACCCTGAGTTCAAGTCGCGGCCCCAGTCCCCCCATCCGCTCTTCAGGTCTTTCGTGGCGGCCATCCTCGGTCGCGAGCGCAACCGGATCCGCGCCGGTAAATCCCCGGGCGGCAGCGGCGACGCTGAACGCGCCCCGGCACAGCCCTCCGCCTGA
- the rpoN gene encoding RNA polymerase factor sigma-54, translating to MSMEIKQQLKLSQQLVMTPQLQQAIKLLQLSRAELVDMVREELLENPVLEDQVDTSAEQAKSNAPEEAMSSEQASEMAVERVGETELPMQTPLERQDATSEVQPDGTSKEAVDDFDWEGYLASEAASAPMPGNRPVNSEDMPSLEANLTRGTSLFDHLEWQLKLSKKFDADEEALALLIIGNLTADGYLDAPLDEIAEEAEVPLETAEAVLAKVQEFDPPGVAARDLKECLLIQARHLGADDDVVVAIITKHLGNLEKQNYAAIAKDLNETVEEIYEAAKVVKGLDPKPGRGYSAEEPTYITPDVYVHKVGDQYFVVANDDGLPKLKISEYYRSALQDGNKAKEYIQERLRSAQWLIRSIQQRQRTIVRVAESILKFQREFFEKGAAFLRPLILRDVAEDIGMHESTVSRVTTNKYIHTPQGIFELKYFFNSGIARSDGDDLASEAVKLKIKQIVGSEDPKSPYSDQKIVEILAQQGIEIARRTVAKYREQLRIFPSSRRKVLF from the coding sequence ATGTCGATGGAGATCAAGCAACAGCTCAAGCTGTCCCAGCAGCTTGTCATGACCCCCCAGCTGCAGCAGGCCATCAAGCTGCTGCAGTTGTCACGCGCCGAACTGGTGGACATGGTTCGCGAGGAACTGCTCGAGAATCCCGTGCTCGAAGACCAGGTCGATACCTCCGCCGAGCAGGCGAAGTCGAATGCCCCCGAAGAGGCGATGAGCAGCGAGCAGGCCTCGGAAATGGCTGTCGAGCGCGTGGGCGAGACGGAGCTGCCCATGCAAACCCCGCTCGAGCGGCAAGACGCCACGTCGGAGGTACAGCCGGATGGCACCTCGAAGGAAGCGGTCGACGACTTCGATTGGGAAGGCTATCTGGCGAGCGAAGCCGCGAGCGCTCCGATGCCGGGCAACCGCCCCGTCAACTCCGAGGACATGCCGTCCCTGGAGGCGAACCTCACGCGTGGCACGAGCCTCTTCGATCACCTCGAGTGGCAGCTCAAGCTCTCGAAGAAATTCGATGCCGACGAGGAGGCCCTGGCGCTGCTCATCATCGGCAACCTGACGGCGGACGGCTACCTGGACGCGCCTCTCGACGAGATCGCCGAAGAAGCCGAGGTTCCGCTCGAAACGGCCGAGGCCGTCTTGGCGAAGGTTCAGGAGTTCGACCCTCCGGGTGTGGCGGCGCGCGACCTCAAGGAGTGCCTCCTCATCCAGGCCCGTCATCTGGGCGCCGACGACGACGTGGTGGTTGCGATCATCACGAAACATCTAGGAAACCTGGAGAAGCAGAACTACGCGGCGATCGCGAAGGACCTCAACGAAACGGTGGAGGAGATCTACGAGGCCGCCAAGGTGGTCAAGGGGCTCGACCCGAAGCCCGGCCGCGGTTACAGCGCGGAAGAGCCCACGTACATCACCCCCGACGTCTACGTGCACAAGGTGGGCGACCAGTACTTCGTCGTTGCCAACGATGACGGTCTGCCCAAGCTGAAAATTTCCGAGTACTACCGGTCGGCCCTGCAGGACGGCAACAAGGCCAAGGAATACATCCAGGAGCGCCTGCGCAGCGCCCAGTGGTTGATCCGGTCCATTCAGCAACGCCAACGGACCATCGTGCGTGTGGCGGAGTCGATCCTGAAGTTTCAGCGTGAGTTCTTCGAGAAGGGGGCGGCCTTTCTGCGCCCGCTCATCTTGCGGGACGTGGCCGAGGACATCGGCATGCACGAGTCCACGGTGTCCCGGGTGACCACCAACAAGTACATCCACACGCCTCAAGGCATCTTCGAGCTGAAGTACTTCTTCAATTCGGGCATCGCCCGCTCCGACGGGGACGACTTGGCCTCTGAAGCGGTCAAGCTGAAGATCAAGCAGATCGTGGGCTCCGAAGATCCCAAGTCCCCTTACTCCGACCAGAAGATCGTCGAGATCTTGGCCCAGCAGGGGATCGAGATCGCGCGGCGGACGGTGGCGAAGTACCGCGAACAGCTGCGCATCTTCCCCAGCAGCCGGCGCAAAGTCCTGTTCTAG
- the raiA gene encoding ribosome-associated translation inhibitor RaiA: protein MQVTTTFRHMESSQPVKAYALERLAKVKKYFTRELLSAHAVFQVENNHQYTAELQITLPNGLVVQARETTEDMYSSIDLAGARLERQIRRWKDRIRDHKPHGGPSFAIKNRIFSPESVLSPRPASVKAAKGKAVKPAKAVKGRAKSAAPVAPAAPPINVVREETFTVRALRVDDAVMQLSLLETDFLVFSDVDSGLISVVYRRKDGNYGLIDTGAKVSAESAENP from the coding sequence ATGCAGGTCACCACCACCTTCCGTCACATGGAATCGTCGCAACCGGTGAAGGCGTATGCGCTCGAACGGCTGGCGAAGGTGAAAAAGTACTTCACGCGGGAGCTTCTTTCGGCGCACGCCGTCTTCCAGGTGGAGAACAACCACCAGTACACGGCCGAACTCCAAATCACCCTGCCCAACGGGCTGGTGGTCCAGGCGCGCGAGACCACCGAGGACATGTACTCGTCGATCGATCTGGCTGGTGCCCGCCTCGAACGGCAGATCCGGCGGTGGAAGGATCGCATCCGTGACCACAAGCCCCATGGGGGCCCGAGCTTTGCGATCAAGAACCGTATTTTCTCGCCCGAGAGCGTGCTGTCGCCGCGGCCGGCGTCCGTGAAAGCGGCCAAGGGCAAAGCCGTCAAGCCAGCCAAGGCGGTCAAGGGCCGGGCCAAGAGCGCCGCGCCTGTGGCGCCCGCGGCTCCGCCCATTAACGTGGTGCGTGAGGAGACGTTTACGGTGCGGGCCCTCCGCGTGGACGACGCCGTCATGCAGCTGAGTCTTCTCGAGACCGACTTCCTGGTCTTCTCCGATGTCGACTCGGGTTTGATTTCGGTGGTCTACCGTCGTAAAGACGGCAACTACGGCTTAATCGACACAGGGGCGAAAGTTTCAGCGGAGTCTGCCGAAAACCCGTGA